One segment of Streptosporangium brasiliense DNA contains the following:
- a CDS encoding magnesium transporter CorA family protein codes for MDRTRLYRNGVLEAEGFSVDEVSDHLADPSAVVWFDLCSPSSADLDKISEELGLHRLAVEDALHSQQRPKLDTYDSHLFLTVYGAKLVKKRLELIEISIFVTKHALVTVRENPHFDIDEVIRRWDANTEMAKYGVPYLLHGLLDYVVDGYFEVLQALDDQVEALEDDLFEEDAGDRVHIQRQTFEMRKKLVRFRRLAVPVREVVGSLLRRSVDMLDPALDPYYQDVYDHALRAGEWTDSLRELVGNIREAHINQQGFKLNDIMKRITSWAAIIAVPTMITGYYGQNVPYPGFGQSLGFWTSTAAILVASSILYLIFKKKGWL; via the coding sequence ATGGACCGCACCCGTCTGTACCGCAATGGAGTCCTGGAAGCCGAAGGCTTCTCCGTTGACGAGGTGTCCGATCACCTCGCAGACCCTTCCGCGGTGGTGTGGTTCGACCTGTGCTCGCCCTCGTCGGCGGACCTGGACAAGATCAGCGAGGAGCTCGGCCTGCACCGGCTGGCCGTCGAGGACGCCCTCCACAGCCAGCAGCGTCCCAAGCTGGACACCTACGACAGCCACCTGTTCCTGACCGTCTACGGCGCCAAGCTGGTGAAAAAACGTCTCGAACTCATCGAGATATCGATCTTCGTCACCAAGCACGCCCTGGTCACCGTCAGGGAGAACCCTCACTTCGACATCGACGAGGTGATCAGGCGCTGGGACGCCAACACCGAGATGGCCAAGTACGGCGTGCCGTATCTGCTGCACGGCCTGCTCGACTACGTGGTGGACGGATACTTCGAGGTGCTGCAGGCGCTCGACGACCAGGTCGAGGCGCTGGAGGACGACCTCTTCGAGGAGGACGCCGGCGACCGGGTCCACATCCAGCGCCAGACCTTCGAGATGCGCAAGAAGCTGGTGCGGTTCCGGCGGCTGGCGGTGCCGGTGCGCGAGGTCGTCGGCAGCCTGCTCCGCAGGAGCGTGGACATGCTGGACCCGGCGCTGGACCCCTACTACCAGGACGTCTACGACCACGCCCTGCGGGCGGGCGAGTGGACCGACTCGCTGCGGGAGCTGGTGGGCAACATCCGGGAGGCCCACATCAACCAGCAGGGCTTCAAACTCAACGACATCATGAAGCGGATCACCAGCTGGGCGGCCATCATCGCGGTGCCCACGATGATCACCGGATATTACGGCCAGAACGTGCCCTATCCCGGCTTCGGCCAGTCGCTCGGCTTCTGGACCTCCACCGCCGCCATCCTCGTGGCCTCGTCCATCCTCTATCTGATCTTCAAGAAGAAGGGCTGGCTCTAG
- a CDS encoding epoxide hydrolase family protein → MTFTTEITPFRIDIPQSALDDLHDRLARTRWPDELPGVGWSYGIPVSYVRRLAEYWRSGYDWRKHEAALNDHPQFTTDIDGQNIHFLHVRSPEPDALPLVLTHGWPGSIVEFMKVIGPLTDPRAHGGDPADAFHVVAPSIPGFGFSGPTRESGWDLRRVARAWAELMGRLGYERYGAQGGDSGSVISPELGRLAPDRVVGVHVNGALGFPTFDPAETEGLTETEQARLRSYADDDRSGYAIIQATRPQTVAFGLHDSPAAQLAWIVEKFKEWTDPAHDLPEDAVDRDQMLTDVTIYWLTRTAASSARLYKEGSAQWGTPVERSEVPHGVAVFPGDGGIRRVAEREHNVIHWSEFDRGGHFAAMEAPDLLIDDIRAFFRKVR, encoded by the coding sequence ATGACGTTCACCACGGAGATCACCCCGTTCCGTATCGACATCCCGCAGTCCGCGCTCGACGACCTGCACGACCGGCTGGCACGCACCCGCTGGCCCGACGAGCTGCCCGGCGTCGGCTGGTCCTACGGCATCCCGGTCTCCTACGTGCGGCGACTGGCCGAATACTGGCGCAGCGGATACGACTGGCGGAAGCACGAGGCGGCGCTCAACGACCACCCGCAGTTCACCACCGACATCGACGGCCAGAACATCCACTTCCTGCACGTGCGCTCCCCCGAACCGGACGCGCTGCCGCTGGTCCTCACCCACGGCTGGCCCGGCTCGATCGTCGAGTTCATGAAGGTCATCGGCCCGCTCACCGACCCCCGCGCCCACGGCGGCGACCCCGCCGACGCCTTCCACGTCGTCGCCCCGTCCATCCCCGGCTTCGGCTTCTCCGGCCCCACCCGCGAGAGCGGCTGGGACCTGCGCCGGGTCGCCCGTGCCTGGGCCGAGCTGATGGGCCGCCTGGGCTACGAGCGCTACGGCGCCCAGGGCGGTGACAGCGGCTCGGTCATCTCCCCCGAGCTCGGCCGCCTCGCCCCCGACCGGGTGGTCGGCGTGCACGTCAACGGCGCGCTCGGCTTCCCGACCTTCGACCCGGCCGAGACCGAGGGCCTCACCGAGACCGAGCAGGCCCGCCTGCGGAGCTACGCCGACGACGACCGCTCCGGCTACGCGATCATCCAGGCCACCCGGCCGCAGACCGTCGCCTTCGGCCTGCACGACTCTCCCGCCGCCCAGCTGGCCTGGATCGTGGAGAAGTTCAAGGAGTGGACCGACCCCGCGCACGACCTGCCCGAGGACGCGGTCGACCGGGACCAGATGCTCACCGACGTGACGATCTACTGGCTGACCCGCACCGCCGCCTCCTCCGCCCGGCTCTACAAGGAGGGCTCGGCACAGTGGGGGACGCCGGTCGAGCGCTCGGAGGTCCCGCACGGGGTCGCGGTCTTCCCCGGCGACGGCGGGATCCGCCGGGTCGCCGAACGCGAGCACAATGTGATCCACTGGTCGGAGTTCGACCGGGGCGGCCACTTCGCCGCCATGGAGGCCCCCGACCTGCTGATCGACGACATCCGGGCGTTCTTCCGGAAGGTCCGCTGA